In Nitrospira sp., a single genomic region encodes these proteins:
- a CDS encoding helicase-related protein, which produces MKLEDLQPNAAVRGILPDALVTVVSVQWFGSEAIELTYKDLGGRVANQLLYRHDEPRLEVVEAGRPWSFDGDGALFRLVSEAHRIRLAHLFDPVLAVHTSLLEPLPHQITAVYDAMLPRQPLRFLLADDPGAGKTIMAGLLMKELIARGDLQRCLVVCPGSLAEQWQDELYRRFQLPFEILTNDKLQAARTGNWFLETNLVIARLDKLSRNEDVQHKLQAPDCRWDLIVCDEAHKLSATYFGGEITYTKRYRLAQLLSTLTRHFLLMTATPHNGKEEDFQLFMALLDGDRFEGRFRDGVHQVDVSDLMRRMVKESLLKFDATPLFPERMAYTVPYKLSPAETQLYKAVTDYVRDEFNRAEALQNDKRAGTVGFALTILQRRLASSPEAIYQSLRRRRERLESRLRELELLQRGAQSATAIAPVGPVLDKEDVQDLEDAPDNEMEDAEEQILDQATAARTIAELKAEITTLKNLEELALSVRRSGADTKWRELASLFGEIFTPAALAEHVAEASPPYGKGGIPQPAASARQKLVIFTEHRDTLNYLHNRIETLLGRKQALVIIHGGMGREDRMKAQESFKHDPEVQVLLATDAAGEGINLQRAHLMVNYDLPWNPNRIEQRFGRIHRIGQTEVCHLWNLVAEETREGDVYRRLLEKLEEARTALGGQVFDVLGKLQFDGKPLRDLLIEAIRYGERPDVQARLSRVVADAFDRTKLQDLLEERALAHDAMDASRVYRIREDMERAEARRLQPHYIESFFLEAFQRLGGSPKQREPRRYEITHVPAPVRNRDRLIGVGEPILPRYERIAFEKSLVATQGQALAAFVCPGHPLLDATIDLTLERNRDLLKRGTVLVDERDMGTTPRVLFYLEHAIQDAGLTRSGERRVVSKRLLYVEIDESGTARHLHYAPYLDYRPLRADEPTIEAILARPECVWMTRELEHQAQAHAVARVVPEHLEEVRARKLDLITKTEAAVKERLTKEISYWDHRAEQLKLQEQAGKANARLNSGEARKRADALQARLEKRLEELKQERQLSPLPPVIIGGLMVVPLGLLAAIHGRTTAATASSPDTQASAARARAVVMEVERTLGFDPTDRENDKLGYDIESRVPGTGKLRFIEVKGRVTGADTITITKNEILYSLNKPDDFILAIVEFLDNDSHRVHYVRRPFQREPDFGVTSVNYEMNELIKRAEKPH; this is translated from the coding sequence ATGAAGCTCGAAGACCTCCAGCCCAACGCCGCCGTCCGCGGTATCCTTCCTGACGCCCTCGTGACAGTCGTCAGCGTGCAATGGTTCGGTTCGGAAGCCATCGAGCTGACCTACAAAGACCTTGGTGGGCGAGTCGCCAACCAGTTGCTCTACCGCCATGACGAACCCCGCCTCGAAGTTGTCGAAGCCGGGCGGCCATGGAGTTTTGATGGCGATGGGGCCCTCTTCAGGCTCGTCTCCGAAGCGCATCGTATTCGACTCGCTCATCTCTTTGATCCGGTCCTGGCTGTGCACACTTCGCTCCTGGAGCCGCTCCCGCACCAGATCACAGCCGTGTATGACGCGATGCTTCCCCGGCAACCACTGCGGTTCCTATTAGCCGACGATCCCGGCGCCGGCAAAACTATCATGGCCGGTCTGCTGATGAAGGAGCTGATCGCGCGCGGTGACCTTCAACGCTGTCTTGTGGTCTGTCCCGGCAGTCTCGCCGAGCAATGGCAGGATGAGCTCTACCGGCGGTTCCAGCTTCCCTTCGAGATTCTGACAAACGATAAGCTGCAGGCTGCCCGAACCGGCAACTGGTTTTTGGAAACAAACCTCGTGATCGCTCGTCTCGATAAGCTCTCCCGCAACGAGGATGTACAGCACAAACTCCAAGCCCCCGATTGTCGCTGGGATCTCATCGTCTGCGATGAAGCGCACAAACTCTCCGCCACCTATTTCGGCGGTGAGATCACGTACACCAAACGGTATCGGTTGGCGCAACTTCTGTCCACGCTGACGCGGCATTTTCTCTTGATGACGGCCACGCCGCATAATGGGAAGGAAGAAGATTTCCAGCTCTTCATGGCGCTGCTCGACGGCGATCGCTTTGAAGGGCGTTTCCGTGACGGGGTCCACCAGGTGGATGTGTCGGACCTCATGCGCCGCATGGTGAAGGAGAGTCTTCTCAAATTCGACGCGACACCGCTCTTCCCAGAACGAATGGCCTACACTGTCCCCTATAAGCTGTCACCGGCCGAAACTCAACTCTACAAAGCGGTCACTGACTATGTCCGCGACGAATTTAATCGGGCAGAAGCGCTGCAGAACGATAAACGAGCCGGGACGGTCGGCTTCGCCCTCACGATTTTGCAACGCCGCCTGGCCTCCTCTCCAGAGGCCATCTATCAATCGCTGAGGCGCCGGCGTGAACGGCTTGAGAGTCGGCTGCGAGAGCTTGAATTGCTGCAGCGTGGGGCACAATCTGCCACGGCCATTGCCCCCGTCGGACCTGTGCTTGACAAGGAGGACGTGCAAGATCTGGAAGATGCGCCTGATAATGAGATGGAAGACGCCGAGGAGCAGATTCTCGATCAGGCGACGGCCGCACGAACCATCGCAGAGCTCAAGGCAGAAATTACCACGCTCAAGAACTTAGAGGAACTCGCCCTGTCGGTTCGCAGAAGCGGTGCGGACACGAAATGGCGCGAGCTGGCGAGCCTGTTCGGCGAGATATTTACCCCTGCTGCCCTTGCCGAGCATGTGGCAGAAGCATCTCCCCCATATGGGAAGGGTGGGATCCCCCAGCCGGCTGCATCGGCCCGCCAAAAGTTAGTCATCTTTACTGAACACCGCGACACACTCAACTACCTGCACAATCGTATTGAGACGCTGCTCGGACGGAAGCAAGCCCTCGTGATCATCCATGGTGGAATGGGCCGTGAGGATCGGATGAAGGCTCAGGAATCATTCAAACACGATCCCGAAGTCCAGGTGTTGCTGGCTACGGATGCGGCCGGAGAGGGTATCAATCTGCAACGGGCCCATCTCATGGTGAATTACGACCTTCCGTGGAATCCCAATCGGATTGAACAGCGATTCGGGCGCATCCACCGTATCGGCCAAACGGAAGTCTGCCACCTCTGGAACCTCGTCGCAGAAGAAACGAGAGAAGGTGATGTCTATCGCAGGCTATTAGAGAAGTTAGAGGAAGCGAGGACCGCGCTGGGCGGTCAGGTCTTCGATGTGCTCGGCAAATTGCAGTTTGATGGCAAACCCCTCCGCGATCTGCTTATCGAAGCCATTCGATATGGGGAGCGTCCTGATGTTCAAGCTCGTCTCTCCCGTGTCGTGGCCGATGCGTTTGATCGGACAAAGCTCCAAGACTTGCTTGAAGAACGGGCGCTCGCACACGATGCCATGGACGCAAGCCGGGTCTATCGCATTCGAGAGGACATGGAGCGGGCTGAGGCGAGGCGTCTCCAGCCCCACTACATCGAGTCCTTTTTCCTCGAAGCCTTTCAACGGCTCGGCGGGTCACCCAAGCAGCGAGAGCCGCGGCGTTACGAAATCACCCATGTGCCGGCACCCGTCCGGAATCGAGATCGTCTCATTGGCGTTGGCGAACCCATCCTCCCGCGTTACGAGCGCATCGCGTTCGAGAAATCGCTGGTGGCCACTCAGGGTCAGGCACTGGCCGCGTTTGTCTGTCCGGGGCATCCGCTACTGGATGCAACCATTGATCTCACGCTTGAGCGGAATCGGGATCTGCTCAAACGAGGGACCGTCCTCGTTGATGAACGAGATATGGGAACGACGCCGCGCGTGCTGTTCTACTTGGAACATGCCATCCAAGATGCCGGACTCACCCGATCGGGTGAACGACGAGTGGTCTCGAAACGTCTGCTGTACGTCGAGATCGATGAATCTGGAACTGCGCGCCATCTGCACTATGCTCCCTATCTCGACTATCGGCCGCTCAGGGCCGATGAGCCGACCATCGAAGCAATCCTGGCTCGACCAGAGTGCGTATGGATGACACGGGAATTGGAGCATCAGGCGCAAGCCCATGCCGTTGCCCGCGTAGTGCCTGAACATCTCGAAGAGGTGCGCGCGCGAAAACTCGACCTCATCACCAAGACGGAAGCGGCTGTGAAGGAAAGGCTGACAAAAGAGATCAGTTATTGGGACCATCGAGCCGAGCAATTGAAACTCCAAGAGCAGGCAGGCAAGGCCAACGCGCGACTCAATTCAGGCGAGGCACGGAAGCGTGCTGATGCATTGCAAGCCCGGCTTGAAAAGCGATTGGAGGAGCTGAAGCAAGAACGTCAGCTCTCACCCTTGCCGCCCGTCATCATTGGTGGCTTAATGGTCGTCCCTCTGGGACTTCTGGCCGCAATTCATGGTCGGACGACAGCGGCAACGGCATCGTCTCCAGATACCCAAGCCTCTGCGGCCCGTGCCCGCGCCGTTGTGATGGAAGTGGAACGGACCCTCGGCTTCGATCCAACGGATCGCGAGAACGACAAGCTCGGCTATGACATCGAAAGCCGAGTCCCAGGGACAGGAAAGCTGCGCTTCATTGAAGTCAAAGGCAGAGTCACCGGAGCGGATACGATCACCATCACCAAGAACGAGATCTTGTACTCGTTGAATAAACCCGACGATTTCATTCTCGCGATCGTTGAGTTTTTGGATAACGATTCGCACCGCGTCCACTATGTGCGCCGGCCATTTCAGCGCGAACCGGACTTTGGCGTGACCAGCGTGAACTACGAAATGAACGAGCTGATTAAAAGGGCAGAGAAACCGCACTGA
- a CDS encoding BolA family transcriptional regulator, translating into MITAEILTDYIKRAMPDAAVTMIDRTGTLDHLKVVVVSEAFRDKNLLDRHRLIYQALDAPMKDGRIHALELTARTKDEA; encoded by the coding sequence TTGATTACAGCCGAAATCTTGACCGACTACATTAAGCGAGCGATGCCGGACGCAGCCGTGACGATGATCGACCGCACCGGCACTCTGGATCACTTGAAGGTGGTGGTGGTGTCAGAGGCCTTTCGGGACAAGAATCTGCTCGATCGGCACCGCCTGATTTATCAAGCGCTTGATGCTCCAATGAAGGACGGACGCATTCATGCACTGGAGCTGACGGCCCGCACGAAGGATGAAGCATAA
- a CDS encoding ATP-binding protein, with product MTPRGSGPAPSTRGWRLHTKLIVSMLLVGVVPLLVGLGMAFWQGSKEIHEVSGESFKALATEAARKLDLLVGEEIARNSRITSDPMVIRELERRRDTIQARTSSMPDPLLEEQRAKWESKDPAAIKAVTENSIAILLREFYTGARSEPDQLIPQVVRGATKMLFLTDIQGSLVAALTQRPRFSNGESAWWKGTYKKGIGQLYIEDVYYDDLAGTYAFSISLPIMDSLGYEVVGVLHRVIDAKEFFSPSTHPIRFGKTGHVMLIDHRGIVMSCPILPTGVSLSDAGIVPLVTGPYPGWTSAPSDGHGGRSSSIIGFSPLPETSRLTNGAIDVGSWNTFVWQSSDELFGPIRHLLTWMTVFGSIAVALLATLGYLAATRIVTPIRELQQAAQSIGRGELRQSIHIKTGDELEALAEEFNRMNRQLEAAFAGLTDQVNLKTQEVQYLQESTDQILDAVPTPIIIIDEQEAVQYVNRTGREAFHFSNGSATAAKLFEILPVESTQQGRLRQELEEQTARVSALSISGAGAAAGSKMALRDPLAPLLGSGTDDGRAEIRLGLRLYQYQWFRVIGRPGESDRVGLVLRDTTDESRMQDNLIQAEKSGSLGLLTAGIGHELNNPLFGILGLGEAIQEEGDLGRVKSYAQDIVQHGRRMASIIRDFTGVTTRESSDQRQSVTLEREIDRTLATLTLTLDVSALKIERDYVGETPVVVSPDQLRQALNNVMANAVQAMKGRGTLRLATALVDQSVVATIADSGPGIPKQHLSRIFDPFFTTKGQGEGSGLGLTVARRIIRKFGGDIRLESVEGQGTSCIITLPAAPRSPSSKEAPCTVSDSRIPPQPSHS from the coding sequence GTGACCCCCCGAGGCAGCGGGCCGGCGCCGTCGACTCGCGGATGGAGACTCCATACCAAATTGATCGTTTCGATGCTCCTGGTGGGGGTGGTCCCTCTCCTCGTCGGCCTCGGAATGGCCTTCTGGCAAGGGTCCAAAGAAATCCACGAGGTCAGCGGAGAAAGTTTCAAGGCCTTGGCTACTGAAGCGGCCAGAAAACTCGACCTCCTGGTGGGTGAAGAGATCGCGAGAAATTCGCGGATCACCTCGGACCCGATGGTGATCCGGGAGCTGGAACGGCGCCGCGATACCATCCAAGCTCGCACGTCGTCGATGCCGGATCCGCTTCTGGAGGAGCAGCGGGCGAAATGGGAATCCAAAGACCCGGCCGCCATCAAGGCCGTGACCGAGAATTCCATCGCCATTTTGTTGCGCGAGTTTTACACCGGGGCGAGAAGCGAGCCGGATCAATTGATTCCCCAAGTCGTCCGCGGCGCCACCAAGATGCTGTTCCTCACGGACATTCAAGGATCTCTTGTGGCGGCCCTCACACAGAGGCCGCGTTTTTCGAACGGCGAATCGGCGTGGTGGAAGGGCACCTACAAGAAGGGGATCGGCCAACTCTATATAGAAGACGTCTACTACGACGACCTGGCCGGCACCTACGCCTTTTCGATCTCTCTCCCGATTATGGACAGTCTGGGGTATGAGGTGGTCGGCGTCCTCCACCGGGTGATCGACGCCAAGGAATTCTTCTCCCCTTCAACCCATCCGATCCGATTCGGCAAGACCGGGCACGTCATGCTCATCGACCATCGCGGGATCGTGATGAGTTGCCCCATCCTACCCACCGGAGTGAGTCTGTCCGACGCCGGGATCGTGCCGCTCGTGACGGGGCCCTACCCTGGATGGACCAGCGCGCCGAGCGACGGCCATGGAGGCCGTTCCTCCTCCATCATCGGATTTTCTCCGCTTCCCGAAACCAGCCGGCTCACCAACGGCGCGATCGACGTCGGGTCATGGAATACGTTCGTCTGGCAGTCCTCAGATGAATTGTTCGGGCCCATCAGGCACCTGCTGACCTGGATGACCGTGTTCGGCTCCATCGCGGTCGCGCTGCTCGCGACGCTTGGGTATCTGGCGGCCACCCGGATCGTCACGCCGATCCGGGAATTGCAGCAGGCCGCGCAATCCATCGGGCGCGGAGAGTTGCGGCAATCCATCCACATCAAGACCGGCGATGAGCTTGAAGCCCTGGCCGAGGAGTTCAATCGCATGAACCGGCAACTCGAAGCCGCCTTCGCCGGTTTGACCGATCAGGTCAACCTGAAGACCCAGGAAGTCCAATACCTCCAGGAATCCACCGATCAGATTCTGGACGCCGTTCCCACGCCGATCATCATCATCGACGAGCAGGAAGCGGTGCAATATGTCAATCGAACCGGTCGCGAGGCCTTTCATTTCTCCAACGGCAGCGCGACCGCGGCGAAGCTCTTCGAAATCCTCCCGGTCGAGTCGACCCAGCAGGGGCGTCTGCGGCAGGAGCTTGAGGAGCAGACCGCGCGGGTCTCCGCCCTGTCCATCTCGGGCGCCGGAGCGGCCGCCGGCTCCAAAATGGCGCTGCGCGACCCCTTAGCTCCCCTCCTCGGGTCAGGAACCGACGATGGGCGGGCTGAGATCCGGCTCGGCCTCCGCCTCTATCAGTATCAATGGTTCCGCGTCATCGGGCGACCCGGAGAATCCGATCGCGTCGGACTCGTGCTGCGCGACACCACAGACGAGAGCCGCATGCAGGACAATCTCATTCAGGCGGAGAAATCCGGCAGCCTCGGCCTCCTCACGGCCGGCATCGGCCACGAACTCAACAACCCGCTGTTCGGCATCCTCGGTCTGGGAGAAGCGATCCAGGAAGAAGGCGATCTTGGACGCGTGAAATCATACGCCCAGGACATCGTGCAACACGGCAGACGCATGGCGTCCATCATCCGGGACTTCACCGGCGTGACCACGCGCGAGTCCTCCGACCAGCGGCAATCCGTGACCCTTGAGCGGGAAATCGATCGAACCTTGGCCACGCTCACTCTGACCCTAGATGTGTCCGCCCTGAAGATCGAGCGGGATTACGTGGGTGAAACCCCGGTCGTCGTGTCGCCCGATCAGCTCAGGCAGGCGTTGAACAACGTCATGGCGAACGCCGTCCAGGCGATGAAGGGGCGGGGAACCTTGCGTCTCGCGACCGCGCTGGTGGATCAATCCGTCGTTGCCACGATTGCCGACTCAGGGCCGGGGATCCCCAAACAGCACCTCTCAAGAATCTTCGATCCATTCTTCACGACGAAGGGACAGGGAGAAGGGTCGGGTCTCGGTCTCACCGTCGCACGCCGAATCATCAGGAAGTTCGGCGGTGATATTCGGTTGGAAAGCGTGGAAGGGCAAGGTACCTCTTGCATCATCACCCTTCCGGCGGCGCCCCGGTCCCCCTCGTCAAAGGAGGCTCCATGTACCGTCTCCGACTCCCGCATTCCGCCGCAACCGTCGCATTCCTAA
- a CDS encoding glutaredoxin domain-containing protein — translation MGDPIQDEIQKEIAANKILIYGKGTKTMPMCGFTRETMQFFDKYGYPYELIDVLSQPAKREALTKMTNWPTLPKVFIDGQFYGDTDILDPMAAKGEMEPLLKKAFGR, via the coding sequence ATGGGGGACCCGATCCAGGACGAGATCCAAAAGGAAATCGCGGCGAACAAGATACTGATCTACGGCAAGGGAACGAAGACCATGCCGATGTGCGGGTTTACAAGGGAGACCATGCAGTTCTTCGACAAATACGGCTATCCCTACGAACTGATCGACGTGCTCTCACAGCCGGCCAAGCGCGAGGCCTTGACGAAAATGACCAACTGGCCCACCCTGCCCAAGGTCTTCATCGACGGGCAATTTTACGGCGACACGGACATCCTCGATCCGATGGCCGCCAAGGGCGAGATGGAGCCGCTGCTGAAGAAGGCGTTCGGGCGGTAA
- a CDS encoding DUF3365 domain-containing protein: MYRLRLPHSAATVAFLILCSWSGSTAFSAKEAPQPAGIPPEKVAGYVHAVLQADRTIYTKQVVNRMQEKGVVNAAEHWEQDNALPLPAQFLQHSGRLVAESGQGIRYRLIGLSPIYQRNAPATDFERKALESLNRSSDAPVTGIVASGRKQYFQAIYPDRAVSAACVSCHNSHPLSPKRDFKLNDIMGGIAITIPLE, encoded by the coding sequence ATGTACCGTCTCCGACTCCCGCATTCCGCCGCAACCGTCGCATTCCTAATTCTCTGCAGTTGGAGCGGATCCACGGCATTTTCGGCCAAAGAGGCGCCGCAGCCGGCCGGCATCCCGCCTGAAAAGGTGGCCGGCTATGTCCATGCCGTGCTGCAGGCAGACCGCACGATTTACACGAAACAGGTCGTCAATCGCATGCAGGAGAAGGGCGTGGTCAACGCGGCGGAACATTGGGAACAGGACAACGCCTTGCCGCTCCCGGCGCAATTTCTCCAACATTCCGGAAGACTGGTCGCCGAGAGTGGCCAAGGCATCCGCTACCGACTGATCGGGCTGTCCCCCATCTACCAGCGCAACGCCCCCGCAACGGACTTCGAGCGCAAGGCTTTGGAATCCCTGAACAGGTCCTCCGACGCGCCCGTGACCGGCATCGTGGCGAGCGGGCGGAAGCAGTATTTCCAGGCCATCTATCCGGACCGAGCCGTGTCCGCCGCCTGCGTGAGCTGTCACAACAGCCACCCGCTCAGTCCCAAGCGAGACTTCAAGCTCAACGACATCATGGGGGGCATCGCCATCACGATTCCGTTGGAATAG
- a CDS encoding response regulator, giving the protein MGGEFTSGFFMPDQKTNGRVLVVDDEADIRKVVRMTLQKAGYDVLEAENGEKAIETINTGENRLLLDVVICDIRMPKINGVEAVAYFRANYPRVPLIVLTGFPDTDMATSMLRQGVVDYLVKPVEGEKLREAVARAMDQRELAHL; this is encoded by the coding sequence ATGGGAGGAGAGTTTACATCCGGATTCTTCATGCCGGACCAAAAGACCAACGGACGCGTGCTCGTCGTCGATGATGAAGCCGACATTCGGAAGGTGGTGCGCATGACGCTGCAGAAGGCCGGGTACGACGTCCTCGAGGCCGAGAACGGCGAGAAAGCGATCGAGACCATCAACACCGGGGAAAATCGGCTGCTTCTTGACGTCGTGATCTGCGACATCCGGATGCCGAAGATCAACGGGGTCGAAGCGGTCGCCTACTTCCGCGCCAACTACCCGCGTGTGCCGCTCATCGTCCTGACCGGTTTCCCGGACACGGACATGGCCACGTCAATGTTGCGTCAAGGCGTCGTCGACTATCTTGTGAAGCCGGTTGAGGGGGAGAAGCTTCGTGAGGCAGTCGCACGAGCGATGGATCAGCGCGAGCTCGCCCATCTATAA
- a CDS encoding ATP-binding protein yields the protein MQNLTDSAVVATIAPTKVVILGAGRGGIALLDLLYQIPSIEIIGITDCDRQAPGLQRARDLRIPVADRAEELIANHGINLIVDVTGDPQMERTIQLHRRPGADVLSGTASRVLWELVRHEAKLQAELFHAEKLAGIGSFAAGIAHDINNPLQLILGLAENLADETDLTTIHEQAKDIVEAVKRTSAICRDLMHYARKSSSRDDCMVNLNGRLDEALKIARYAASFHDIIVVKQYEAGIGVRGNPDELLHAFVNLITNAVQAMDQGGGTLTLTTRKVGDQVIAGIADTGCGMSPEVLKRVFEPFFTTKGPGKGTGLGLYNVKTILNGLRATIDVQSLVDEGTTITLTFPPSDEVAS from the coding sequence GTGCAAAACTTGACCGATAGCGCGGTGGTGGCGACCATTGCGCCGACCAAAGTGGTGATTCTCGGCGCCGGCCGCGGAGGAATCGCCCTCCTCGATTTGCTGTACCAGATTCCGTCGATCGAGATCATCGGGATCACCGACTGCGACCGCCAAGCCCCGGGACTTCAACGGGCCCGAGATCTTCGAATCCCTGTCGCGGACCGGGCCGAAGAACTGATCGCCAATCACGGCATCAATCTGATCGTGGACGTTACCGGTGATCCCCAGATGGAGCGAACGATCCAACTCCATCGGCGGCCGGGCGCGGACGTCCTAAGCGGAACCGCCTCGCGCGTACTCTGGGAACTGGTCCGCCATGAGGCCAAGCTCCAGGCCGAACTGTTTCACGCAGAGAAGCTGGCAGGGATCGGCTCCTTCGCCGCCGGCATCGCCCACGACATCAACAATCCGCTCCAGTTGATCCTTGGACTGGCGGAAAATCTGGCGGACGAGACCGATCTCACGACGATCCACGAGCAGGCCAAAGACATCGTCGAGGCCGTGAAACGGACCAGCGCGATCTGCCGGGATCTGATGCATTATGCACGCAAGTCGTCGTCCCGGGACGACTGTATGGTGAATCTCAACGGACGGCTGGACGAGGCCCTTAAGATCGCCCGGTATGCGGCCAGCTTTCACGACATCATCGTGGTCAAACAGTATGAGGCCGGGATCGGTGTAAGAGGTAATCCGGATGAGCTGTTGCATGCGTTCGTGAACCTCATCACGAACGCCGTCCAGGCCATGGACCAGGGAGGCGGCACGTTGACCTTAACGACGCGCAAAGTCGGCGATCAGGTCATCGCCGGCATTGCCGACACGGGCTGCGGCATGTCGCCGGAGGTGCTGAAACGGGTGTTCGAGCCGTTCTTTACGACGAAGGGGCCGGGGAAAGGCACGGGACTCGGCCTGTATAACGTGAAGACCATCCTCAACGGCCTACGCGCAACGATCGACGTGCAGAGCCTTGTAGATGAGGGCACGACGATCACGCTCACCTTTCCTCCCTCCGACGAGGTTGCATCGTGA
- a CDS encoding AI-2E family transporter, giving the protein MTRPQPFTVVFFGLLLFLLYQIGLILQPFVFPALWAALLVHATYPLHERLTRLCGGRDTLSASMLTIGVLAVVVVPLIIVGILLVRETRDAEKAIRSWIAEGGLDRLPEQVAAVPMIGEWLRTLVTGQNLQEISVEQSVITGAKFLSQFFVDQMGGLLKNTLLLVSDFFIMLLVLFFLYKEGREWTEVLYELIPMDGSHKRKILTRLDQAVRAVVKGMLVTATVQGLLAGLAYLLLGVPFPVVLTALTIILAPIPFGGTALVWGPVVAYLFWTGVIWKAVVMLAWGVGVVSMVDQFLRPWLIGKEVQIPVLFLVFSVLGGLALYGLIGLFIGPVLVSLFITALQIYREEYHQTVSAP; this is encoded by the coding sequence ATGACCAGACCGCAGCCGTTTACGGTTGTCTTTTTCGGGCTTCTTCTCTTTCTTCTCTATCAAATCGGACTCATCCTCCAGCCGTTCGTGTTTCCGGCTCTCTGGGCGGCGCTCCTCGTGCACGCGACCTATCCGCTCCATGAACGGTTGACCAGGCTTTGCGGCGGACGGGATACGCTCTCCGCCTCGATGTTGACGATCGGGGTTCTGGCTGTCGTCGTCGTGCCGTTGATCATCGTCGGCATCCTGCTCGTTCGTGAGACCAGGGACGCGGAAAAGGCGATCCGCTCCTGGATTGCCGAAGGGGGGCTGGATCGCCTGCCCGAGCAGGTCGCGGCCGTGCCGATGATCGGTGAATGGCTCCGCACCCTCGTCACCGGGCAAAATCTCCAGGAAATCTCGGTGGAACAGTCGGTCATCACCGGCGCCAAATTTCTCAGCCAGTTCTTCGTCGATCAAATGGGCGGCCTGTTGAAGAACACGTTGCTGCTCGTCTCGGATTTTTTCATCATGCTGCTGGTGCTGTTTTTCCTCTATAAAGAGGGCAGGGAATGGACCGAGGTGCTCTACGAACTGATTCCCATGGACGGCTCGCACAAGCGCAAGATTCTGACCCGCCTCGATCAGGCGGTTCGGGCCGTGGTCAAGGGCATGCTCGTTACGGCGACGGTGCAGGGTCTTCTGGCCGGCCTGGCATACCTGCTGCTCGGCGTGCCGTTTCCCGTCGTGCTCACCGCGCTGACGATCATTCTCGCGCCGATCCCGTTTGGAGGCACCGCGCTCGTCTGGGGGCCGGTCGTGGCGTATCTCTTCTGGACCGGGGTGATCTGGAAGGCGGTTGTGATGTTGGCATGGGGGGTGGGTGTCGTCTCAATGGTGGATCAGTTCCTTCGCCCCTGGCTGATCGGCAAAGAGGTGCAGATCCCCGTCCTGTTTCTCGTCTTCAGCGTGCTCGGCGGTCTGGCGCTGTACGGCCTGATCGGTCTCTTCATCGGACCGGTTCTGGTCAGTCTCTTCATCACCGCGCTGCAGATTTATCGCGAAGAGTACCACCAGACCGTGTCCGCCCCCTAG